A window from Deltaproteobacteria bacterium encodes these proteins:
- the lipB gene encoding lipoyl(octanoyl) transferase LipB — MREPLTWQWLGLCTYDDALSRQERAWETCRNDGSEVCFALEHPATITLGRRGTREDVRVAATDLRARGIVCRDTERGGRATYHAPGQLVLYPIAHLARRGWSVARFVTLLEDVMADIAAVVGVPTHRDARGRGIWTRNGKLGSVGIRIRDGVSTHGLALNVDVDLSGFDLIAPCGMTDVHMTSLRAEGASANVLDLVPVAERALHERFDPIAEPACEVSL, encoded by the coding sequence ATGCGTGAGCCCCTCACCTGGCAGTGGCTCGGGCTCTGCACGTACGACGACGCGCTCTCGCGACAGGAGCGCGCCTGGGAGACGTGTCGCAACGACGGCTCGGAGGTGTGCTTCGCGCTCGAGCATCCGGCGACGATCACGCTCGGAAGACGCGGCACGCGGGAAGACGTGCGCGTCGCCGCGACCGATTTGCGCGCGCGCGGCATCGTCTGCCGCGACACGGAGCGCGGCGGACGCGCGACGTATCATGCGCCAGGGCAGCTCGTCCTCTATCCGATCGCGCATCTGGCACGGCGCGGGTGGAGCGTCGCGCGCTTCGTCACCCTCCTCGAAGACGTCATGGCGGATATCGCGGCGGTGGTGGGGGTGCCGACCCATCGCGACGCCCGCGGGCGCGGCATCTGGACGAGGAACGGCAAGCTCGGCTCGGTCGGCATCCGCATACGAGATGGCGTATCGACGCACGGCCTCGCGCTGAACGTCGACGTCGATCTTTCGGGCTTCGATCTCATCGCGCCGTGCGGCATGACGGATGTTCACATGACGAGCCTACGAGCCGAGGGGGCGAGCGCGAACGTCCTCGACCTCGTGCCGGTCGCCGAACGCGCGCTCCACGAGCGATTCGATCCGATCGCCGAGCCCGCGTGCGAGGTATCCCTCTGA
- a CDS encoding 50S ribosomal protein L9 produces the protein MQVILREELSNLGTIGDVVKVKPGYARNYLLPRGLAVEANVRNLHELEHQKRIIADKRLREQKSAAAVAEKLAGVKLAFEVRAGEDGKLFGSVTNQDIHRQLEQQGFSIDRRRILLDEPLKNLGTHDVVVHVGPDTKATLKVEVTALAG, from the coding sequence GTGCAAGTCATTCTCCGCGAAGAGCTTTCGAACCTCGGGACGATTGGCGACGTCGTGAAGGTGAAGCCCGGGTATGCCCGCAACTACCTGCTGCCGCGTGGGCTGGCCGTCGAGGCAAACGTTCGCAATCTGCACGAGCTCGAGCATCAGAAGCGCATCATCGCCGACAAGCGCCTCCGCGAGCAGAAGTCCGCGGCCGCCGTGGCCGAGAAGCTCGCCGGCGTGAAGCTCGCGTTCGAAGTCCGCGCAGGCGAAGACGGCAAGCTGTTCGGCTCGGTGACCAACCAGGACATCCATCGCCAACTGGAGCAGCAAGGCTTCTCGATCGACCGTCGACGCATCCTCCTCGACGAACCGCTCAAGAATCTCGGTACGCACGACGTGGTCGTGCACGTCGGGCCGGATACGAAAGCCACCCTCAAGGTCGAGGTCACAGCGCTCGCAGGCTGA
- a CDS encoding ribose-phosphate pyrophosphokinase codes for MALRAKDEVIIFTGSSNPKLAREIAHYLSTDLANAEVGTFSDGETQVEITENVRGGDVFVVQSTCPPANNHLMELLLTLDALKRASAGRITAVVPYYGYARQDRKVSPRVPISAKLVADLMTTAGAARVLTMDLHAGQIQGFFNIPVDNVYATPVLLAYIRQQVQDGEALTVVSPDAGGVERARAFAKRLNANLAIIDKRRVAANEVAEMKIIGDVTGRIAVIIDDIIDTAGTIVAAADAIRAAGAQEVIACCTHAVLSGRALERLRGSSLKRLVVTDTIPLREEARALPNITVLSVAHLIGEAIRRIHNEESISSLFI; via the coding sequence ATGGCACTGCGCGCAAAGGACGAAGTGATCATATTCACCGGCAGCTCGAACCCGAAGCTGGCCCGCGAGATCGCGCACTATCTCAGCACCGATCTCGCCAACGCAGAGGTGGGAACCTTCAGCGACGGGGAAACGCAGGTCGAGATCACCGAGAACGTGCGCGGCGGCGACGTATTCGTCGTGCAGTCGACGTGCCCGCCCGCGAACAACCACCTGATGGAGCTGCTCCTGACCCTCGACGCGCTGAAGCGGGCATCGGCCGGACGCATCACCGCCGTGGTTCCGTACTACGGCTACGCGCGCCAAGATCGCAAAGTGTCGCCGCGCGTCCCGATCAGCGCGAAGCTCGTCGCTGACTTGATGACGACGGCCGGTGCGGCGCGCGTGCTCACGATGGATCTTCATGCGGGGCAGATCCAAGGCTTCTTCAACATCCCCGTCGACAACGTCTACGCCACGCCCGTCCTGCTCGCCTACATTCGCCAACAGGTCCAGGACGGCGAAGCTCTCACGGTCGTTTCCCCGGACGCGGGCGGCGTCGAACGGGCGCGCGCATTCGCAAAGCGCTTGAATGCCAACCTGGCGATCATCGACAAGCGCCGCGTCGCCGCGAACGAGGTCGCCGAGATGAAGATCATCGGTGACGTCACGGGTCGCATCGCCGTCATCATCGACGACATCATCGATACCGCCGGAACGATCGTGGCCGCCGCCGACGCCATTCGCGCCGCCGGCGCGCAGGAAGTCATCGCGTGCTGCACGCACGCCGTGCTCTCCGGGCGGGCGCTCGAACGCCTTCGCGGATCGTCCCTGAAGCGGCTCGTCGTCACCGACACGATTCCGCTACGCGAGGAGGCGCGCGCGCTGCCGAACATCACCGTCCTGTCGGTCGCCCACCTGATCGGCGAAGCCATCCGTCGCATCCACAACGAAGAATCCATCAGCTCGCTCTTCATCTGA
- a CDS encoding NUDIX hydrolase, whose product MAARSVFRGRVVHLTIEDVALPNGHVTPLEIVRHPGAAAVATLDGDACVTLLRQYRHAVGGWLWEVPAGKLEPGEAPATCAARELEEEAGLRAERLEHMGSIVTCPGFCDEVIHLFVATELSTVAARLEADEVIDAVERVPLRRALEMIRSGEIRDAKTIAALVQAGLRYDEHRRGHP is encoded by the coding sequence ATGGCGGCGCGCAGCGTTTTCCGCGGGCGCGTCGTCCACCTCACCATAGAGGACGTCGCGCTGCCGAACGGCCACGTGACCCCGCTCGAGATCGTTCGTCATCCAGGCGCAGCGGCAGTAGCGACGCTCGACGGCGATGCATGCGTCACGCTCCTTCGCCAGTATCGCCACGCCGTCGGCGGGTGGCTCTGGGAGGTACCTGCCGGCAAGCTCGAGCCGGGCGAGGCTCCTGCGACCTGCGCAGCGCGCGAGTTGGAGGAGGAGGCCGGGCTCAGGGCCGAGCGGCTCGAGCACATGGGATCCATCGTCACCTGTCCGGGGTTCTGCGACGAGGTCATCCACCTCTTCGTCGCGACGGAGCTGTCGACGGTCGCGGCACGCCTCGAAGCCGACGAAGTCATCGACGCCGTCGAACGGGTACCGCTGCGCAGGGCGCTCGAGATGATCCGAAGCGGCGAGATCCGCGACGCGAAGACGATCGCGGCGCTCGTCCAGGCGGGGCTCCGCTACGACGAACACCGCCGCGGTCACCCCTAA
- a CDS encoding aminoacyl-tRNA hydrolase: MKLVVGLGNPGARYRRTRHNVGFMVIDALAERWRIGVGGHRHEAELGTGEVRGERVALAKPQTFMNASGEAVAKLRRLYRLDPADILAVYDDLDLPPGKVRLRGEGSAGGHNGMASLISVLGKGFPRLRIGIGRPPGGADPVGFVLEPFEANESATIHDAVGRAADAVESWIADGLDATMNRVNRRDATHA; the protein is encoded by the coding sequence ATGAAGCTCGTCGTTGGCCTCGGGAATCCGGGGGCACGTTACCGTCGCACTCGCCACAACGTGGGGTTCATGGTGATCGACGCGCTGGCGGAGCGCTGGCGCATCGGTGTCGGAGGACACCGCCACGAGGCCGAGCTCGGAACGGGCGAGGTGCGCGGCGAGCGCGTGGCGCTCGCGAAGCCGCAGACGTTCATGAACGCGAGCGGCGAGGCCGTCGCGAAGCTCCGTCGGCTGTACCGGCTCGATCCCGCCGACATTCTCGCGGTGTACGATGATCTCGACCTCCCCCCCGGGAAGGTGCGGCTGCGGGGGGAGGGGAGCGCCGGCGGACACAACGGGATGGCCTCGCTGATCAGCGTGCTCGGCAAGGGATTCCCCCGGCTTCGGATCGGGATCGGTCGGCCCCCGGGAGGAGCCGATCCGGTCGGCTTCGTCCTCGAGCCCTTCGAAGCCAACGAATCCGCGACCATCCATGACGCTGTCGGCCGGGCGGCGGACGCCGTCGAATCGTGGATCGCCGACGGCCTCGACGCGACGATGAATCGCGTCAACCGCCGCGATGCGACACACGCCTGA
- the moeB gene encoding molybdopterin-synthase adenylyltransferase MoeB, which yields MATTYKQIMEDARRLVPEVSVQDVQARIGKSDGSTLLDVREKEEYRDGHLAGALSLPRGFLEIRVEETVPDKTTPIIAYCAGGTRSLIAARTLKEMGYTNVVSMTGGFTAWKNAGIPFAQDHQFSAEQLSRYSRHFLLPEVGETGQAKLLAAKVLLLGAGGLGSPTALYLAAAGVGTLGIIDHDVVDLSNLQRQILHSNDRIGMPKVESAKIAIGALNPDVRVVAHQERLSSENVLDIFRQYDIIVDGCDNFPTRYLVNDACVMLGKPNVHGSIFQFEGMASVFDPRSGPCYRCLYPEPPPPGAAPSCAEAGVLGVLPGLVGCVQALEAIKLILGAGRPLIGRMVHFDTLSMEIRVNRLPRDPECPMCGEHRTITELIDYEEFCGLRNPGAAATSHAAA from the coding sequence ATGGCAACCACTTACAAGCAGATCATGGAGGACGCGCGACGGCTCGTTCCCGAAGTGAGCGTCCAAGACGTCCAGGCGCGCATCGGGAAGTCGGACGGATCGACGCTGCTCGACGTACGAGAGAAGGAAGAGTACCGCGACGGGCATCTCGCCGGAGCGCTCTCCCTGCCGAGAGGCTTCCTCGAGATACGTGTCGAGGAGACGGTCCCGGACAAGACGACACCCATCATCGCGTACTGTGCCGGCGGCACGCGCTCGCTCATCGCCGCCCGCACCCTCAAAGAAATGGGCTACACCAACGTCGTCTCCATGACGGGTGGATTCACGGCATGGAAGAACGCGGGCATCCCCTTCGCCCAGGATCACCAGTTCTCCGCCGAGCAGCTGAGCCGCTACAGCCGTCACTTCCTCCTTCCCGAGGTCGGCGAAACGGGGCAGGCGAAGCTCCTGGCCGCCAAGGTCTTGTTGCTCGGCGCCGGTGGACTCGGGTCGCCGACCGCATTGTACCTCGCCGCCGCCGGCGTCGGGACGCTCGGCATCATCGATCACGACGTCGTGGATCTCTCGAATCTGCAGCGGCAGATCCTCCACAGCAACGACCGCATCGGGATGCCGAAGGTCGAGTCCGCGAAGATCGCCATCGGCGCACTCAACCCGGATGTACGCGTCGTCGCGCACCAGGAACGCCTGAGCTCCGAAAACGTCCTCGACATCTTCCGGCAGTACGACATCATCGTGGATGGCTGCGACAACTTCCCGACGCGCTACCTCGTCAACGACGCGTGTGTCATGCTGGGGAAGCCCAACGTTCATGGCAGCATCTTCCAGTTCGAAGGCATGGCGTCGGTCTTCGATCCGCGCTCGGGGCCGTGCTACCGCTGCCTCTATCCCGAGCCGCCCCCTCCGGGCGCAGCGCCGAGCTGTGCCGAAGCCGGCGTCCTCGGCGTCTTGCCGGGTCTCGTCGGCTGCGTGCAGGCGCTCGAAGCCATCAAGCTGATCCTCGGAGCGGGGCGACCCCTCATCGGTCGGATGGTGCACTTCGACACGCTCAGCATGGAGATCCGCGTGAACAGGCTTCCACGCGATCCCGAGTGCCCGATGTGCGGAGAGCACCGCACGATCACCGAGCTCATCGACTACGAAGAGTTCTGCGGCCTCCGCAATCCGGGTGCCGCGGCGACCTCGCACGCCGCCGCCTGA
- the rpsF gene encoding 30S ribosomal protein S6: MSDERRTRRYESMIVLRTDLLEAGVKEQAERVRKLLETHGAVVAGIHDWGLRELAYAIQKERRGYYLLAEYTGPAAAVAELERTLKLSDVVLRFVSIRQDEDSPPVVPPQREAESAANLDDTLQSDDELAPVGAEAGDVE, from the coding sequence GTGAGCGACGAGCGCCGAACACGACGATACGAGAGCATGATCGTGCTGCGAACCGACCTGCTGGAAGCAGGGGTCAAGGAGCAGGCCGAGCGGGTCCGTAAACTTCTCGAAACGCACGGAGCCGTCGTCGCTGGCATTCACGACTGGGGGCTTCGCGAGCTCGCGTACGCGATCCAGAAAGAGCGCCGCGGCTACTACCTCCTCGCAGAGTACACGGGGCCGGCCGCCGCCGTCGCGGAGCTCGAGCGGACCCTCAAGCTTTCCGATGTAGTCTTGCGATTCGTCTCGATTCGCCAAGACGAAGACTCACCGCCTGTGGTCCCGCCGCAGCGCGAGGCCGAGAGCGCTGCCAACCTCGACGACACGCTGCAATCCGACGACGAGCTGGCCCCGGTGGGAGCCGAGGCGGGCGACGTCGAATGA
- a CDS encoding 50S ribosomal protein L25 produces the protein MEEIILNVEARSDRGKGAARRLRRSGKVPAVFYGPKSDAMPIAVDRKDFAAHVANLEGSHLIRFQSASSDLQQRVALVREVQHHPVTSGILHVDFYEVDLTQRLKVTVPLHFVGRARGVAEGGILQPVIREIEVECLPTDIPQFIEVDVTALDIHDAVHYADVTMPPNVTAVFDANEAVVTVLPPTVEEVKTATTEGEGESAAAATPPEAKETKESGKS, from the coding sequence ATGGAAGAGATCATCCTCAATGTCGAGGCACGCAGCGATCGCGGCAAGGGCGCGGCACGACGCCTGCGGCGTTCCGGCAAGGTTCCCGCCGTATTCTACGGCCCGAAGAGCGACGCCATGCCGATCGCCGTCGACCGCAAGGACTTCGCGGCACACGTCGCCAATCTCGAGGGATCGCATCTCATCCGATTCCAGTCGGCCTCGAGCGATCTCCAGCAGCGGGTCGCTCTCGTCCGCGAGGTCCAGCATCACCCCGTGACCAGCGGCATCCTCCATGTAGATTTCTATGAGGTCGATCTGACGCAGCGCCTGAAGGTGACGGTGCCGCTGCACTTCGTCGGCCGCGCCAGAGGCGTGGCCGAAGGCGGCATCTTGCAGCCGGTCATACGCGAGATAGAGGTCGAGTGCCTGCCGACCGACATCCCGCAGTTCATCGAGGTCGACGTAACGGCTCTCGACATCCACGACGCCGTGCACTACGCGGACGTCACGATGCCGCCGAACGTCACGGCGGTGTTCGACGCCAACGAAGCGGTCGTGACCGTGCTGCCGCCGACCGTCGAGGAAGTGAAGACGGCCACCACCGAAGGCGAGGGTGAGAGCGCCGCCGCTGCGACACCGCCCGAAGCGAAAGAGACGAAGGAATCCGGTAAGTCTTGA
- the ispE gene encoding 4-(cytidine 5'-diphospho)-2-C-methyl-D-erythritol kinase, whose translation MLNTITRTAPAKVNLCLRIVGRRADGYHLLDSIFAGIDLSDRVEISAVRTTGATHVSIACDYAGVPRDETNIAGRAARSLLRHCGISARVDILIEKRIPPGAGLGGGSSNAATVLVALAEMLGLDLSHRELASLALPLGADVPFFLTGGCARVRGIGEHIDPIPGWPEHELVVAIAPVAVSTAWAFRNYAAGYASSPEEPARMAASAVLDPALMRNDLEAVVLEAYPEIAAAKRGLVAAGAATAVMSGSGAAVVGWCPPGVSARAVCDAFAAAHPSMTVHHTRILSSMRPSIG comes from the coding sequence GTGCTCAACACGATCACGCGCACCGCACCCGCCAAGGTGAATCTCTGCCTGCGCATCGTCGGACGTCGCGCCGACGGTTACCACCTCCTCGATTCGATCTTCGCCGGCATCGATTTGAGCGATCGCGTGGAAATTTCGGCCGTTCGCACGACCGGCGCGACGCACGTCTCGATCGCCTGCGACTATGCGGGGGTCCCGAGGGACGAGACCAACATCGCGGGACGAGCTGCGCGCAGCCTCCTCCGACATTGCGGGATCTCGGCCCGGGTGGACATCCTCATCGAGAAGCGCATCCCCCCGGGCGCGGGACTCGGCGGAGGGAGCAGCAACGCGGCCACCGTCCTCGTGGCGCTCGCCGAGATGCTCGGTCTCGATCTCTCGCATCGCGAGCTCGCGTCGCTCGCGTTACCACTCGGCGCCGACGTCCCGTTCTTCCTCACCGGAGGCTGCGCCCGGGTACGGGGAATCGGAGAGCACATCGACCCGATCCCCGGCTGGCCGGAACACGAGTTGGTGGTTGCGATCGCGCCGGTGGCCGTCTCGACGGCATGGGCCTTTCGCAACTACGCGGCCGGGTACGCATCCAGCCCGGAGGAACCCGCTCGGATGGCGGCGAGCGCCGTCCTCGACCCGGCACTGATGCGGAACGACCTCGAGGCGGTCGTTCTCGAAGCCTACCCCGAGATTGCCGCGGCGAAGCGTGGGTTGGTCGCGGCGGGTGCGGCGACGGCCGTGATGTCCGGAAGCGGCGCCGCCGTGGTCGGATGGTGCCCCCCAGGGGTCTCGGCACGCGCCGTCTGCGACGCGTTCGCCGCAGCCCATCCCAGCATGACCGTGCACCACACCCGTATTCTCTCCTCGATGCGGCCGTCGATCGGTTGA
- a CDS encoding LON peptidase substrate-binding domain-containing protein: MQLPGFIPIFPLPDVVLFPEVPLPLHIFEPRYCAMVRDAIAGSGLIGMVLLRGAWQEEYDGAPETYRTGCVGRIVETTPLPEGKFNIVLAGIREFTIVSEQRERAYRQATVSWREPDPVTPLPSTLRGRLVRMIERYVERSGDDVARELLGDSRLDDRTLVNFFAFWLDIGALEKQCLLEAAGVERTQRLLEVLEFHVYAGPTVPNDAAARRMH; this comes from the coding sequence ATGCAATTGCCCGGCTTCATTCCGATCTTTCCCCTGCCGGACGTCGTGCTCTTCCCGGAAGTGCCCCTGCCGCTGCACATCTTCGAACCCCGCTACTGCGCCATGGTGCGCGACGCGATCGCAGGGTCCGGATTGATCGGGATGGTCCTCCTCCGCGGAGCCTGGCAGGAGGAGTACGACGGCGCCCCGGAAACGTACCGCACGGGATGCGTCGGGCGGATCGTCGAGACAACGCCGCTCCCCGAAGGCAAGTTCAACATCGTGCTTGCCGGCATCCGTGAGTTCACGATCGTGAGCGAGCAACGCGAGCGCGCCTACCGGCAAGCAACCGTGAGCTGGCGAGAACCCGATCCGGTGACACCGCTCCCGTCGACCCTGCGTGGCCGACTGGTGCGGATGATCGAGCGCTACGTCGAGCGGTCGGGAGACGACGTTGCCCGCGAACTGCTCGGCGACTCGCGGCTCGACGACCGGACGCTCGTCAACTTCTTCGCCTTCTGGCTCGACATCGGTGCCCTCGAGAAACAGTGCCTTCTCGAAGCCGCGGGTGTCGAGCGTACCCAGCGACTCCTCGAAGTCCTCGAGTTCCACGTCTATGCAGGCCCGACGGTGCCCAACGACGCCGCCGCGCGGCGCATGCACTGA
- a CDS encoding 30S ribosomal protein S18 has product MPGRAGGKSGGTRGRPRGRDDRGPRGRRPGRRKVCRFCAEKGLRIDYKDTRVLGNFITDRGKIIPSRITGNCARHQRRLTTAIKQARSIALLPFAAVM; this is encoded by the coding sequence ATGCCTGGACGAGCTGGTGGAAAGAGCGGGGGCACACGCGGTCGCCCGCGTGGACGAGACGATCGCGGTCCCCGCGGACGGCGGCCCGGTCGTCGCAAGGTCTGCCGCTTCTGCGCCGAGAAGGGCCTGCGCATCGACTACAAGGACACGCGCGTCCTCGGCAATTTCATCACGGATCGCGGCAAGATCATTCCGAGTCGCATCACCGGCAACTGCGCCCGGCATCAGCGGCGCCTGACGACCGCGATCAAGCAGGCACGCAGCATTGCGCTGTTGCCGTTCGCGGCGGTCATGTAG
- a CDS encoding response regulator, whose product MASQGNVLIIEDEPGPALALKMILKPYYLVYSAERGEAALEILKTTPIDVVSLDLRMPGLSGMPLLAKIKEHDPDIEVIVITGYGSLETAVESINLKVFSYVAKPFDVLEILETTKRAIQKRRNLQRLRHIKEEFFANLTHEFRTPLSAIMGYSSILLEEHGSTLTMDQREALDRIQINSHELLSCVEGIFFLAALEAGEIPLTVWSFDAKTILSRLSGRHGPAFADKNVRLEVGELASLPIRTDEEKLAKVIDILVLNGLKFTEAGSVCVDAASLPDGAIEIRVRDTGIGMRPEEVAEVLEGFRQADPTARKRFRGIGLGLRLVTRLVSAIGGTLDVQSALGGGTEFVVMIPPLNESASTSAEVPMPRASEPNVQLSA is encoded by the coding sequence ATGGCCTCTCAAGGGAACGTTCTGATCATCGAGGACGAGCCAGGTCCGGCGCTGGCTCTGAAGATGATCCTCAAGCCGTACTATCTGGTGTACAGCGCCGAGCGCGGCGAAGCGGCGCTGGAGATCCTCAAGACGACCCCCATCGACGTCGTGTCGCTCGATCTCCGGATGCCGGGTCTGTCGGGCATGCCCCTGCTCGCCAAGATCAAGGAGCACGATCCCGACATCGAGGTCATCGTCATCACCGGGTACGGTTCGCTCGAGACCGCCGTCGAGAGCATCAACCTGAAGGTCTTTTCCTACGTCGCGAAGCCTTTCGATGTGCTCGAGATCCTCGAGACGACGAAGCGCGCGATCCAGAAGCGCCGCAATCTGCAACGCCTCCGCCACATCAAGGAGGAGTTCTTCGCGAATCTCACACACGAGTTCCGCACCCCGTTGTCGGCGATCATGGGCTACAGCTCGATTCTCCTCGAGGAGCACGGCTCGACCCTGACGATGGACCAGCGTGAAGCGCTCGACCGCATCCAGATCAATTCCCACGAACTCCTGAGCTGCGTGGAGGGCATCTTCTTCCTGGCGGCGCTCGAGGCCGGCGAGATTCCGCTCACCGTCTGGAGCTTCGACGCCAAGACGATCCTGTCGCGCTTGAGCGGGCGCCACGGACCCGCGTTCGCGGACAAGAACGTTCGTCTCGAGGTCGGTGAGCTGGCGAGCCTGCCGATCCGGACCGACGAAGAGAAGCTGGCCAAGGTCATCGACATCCTCGTCCTGAACGGTTTGAAGTTCACCGAGGCCGGGAGCGTGTGCGTCGACGCGGCGTCGCTCCCCGACGGAGCGATCGAGATCCGGGTACGGGATACGGGCATCGGCATGCGGCCGGAGGAAGTGGCCGAGGTGCTCGAGGGATTCCGACAGGCGGATCCTACGGCGCGCAAGCGCTTCCGCGGCATCGGGCTCGGTCTCCGGCTGGTCACCCGGTTGGTGTCGGCGATCGGCGGGACGCTCGACGTGCAGAGCGCGCTCGGCGGCGGGACCGAGTTCGTGGTGATGATTCCGCCGCTCAACGAAAGCGCCTCGACCTCGGCCGAGGTGCCGATGCCGCGCGCCTCGGAGCCCAACGTGCAGCTGTCCGCATGA
- a CDS encoding sigma-54-dependent Fis family transcriptional regulator, translating to MEKRKVLIVDDEPGVRESVRMVLKDQYDAVLASTGEEALEMLPNVQPDLVLLDVLMPGLDGLVVLERIKEQDQRVPVLMLTATKTVKTAVTAMKLGAFDYVTKPFDVEELLIIVERATRDAARNAELENLRWEVGRRYSPDNIIGNSPRMRKIFRTIGMVAPLKTTVLVTGESGTGKELIAKALHYQSPRADKALVTLNCAAIPENLLESELFGHERGSFTDAVTKKLGQFELADQGTIFLDEVGELAPALQAKLLRVIEQGEFMRVGGKQAIHVDVRIIAATNRDLEQAMRDGGFRSDLYYRLNVVSLHLPPLRERPEDLPLLIKHFIATKSSQLGIREKRIGPEAVDALLRYPWPGNVREIENVIERILVLSDHEPIGMEDLPEQVRVGRVETSTIQQQVLRQEKTLTDAVDDFEREIIRSALQHVEFNQTRAADLLGTTRRILKYRMDKLGIQSDD from the coding sequence ATGGAAAAGCGAAAGGTGCTGATCGTCGACGACGAACCCGGAGTGCGCGAGTCGGTGCGGATGGTTCTGAAGGACCAATACGATGCCGTGCTCGCAAGCACCGGGGAGGAAGCGCTCGAGATGCTGCCGAACGTGCAGCCGGACCTCGTGCTCTTGGACGTCCTGATGCCGGGACTCGACGGTCTCGTGGTGCTGGAGCGGATCAAGGAGCAGGACCAGCGCGTGCCGGTCCTGATGTTGACCGCGACCAAGACCGTGAAGACTGCGGTGACGGCGATGAAGCTCGGCGCGTTCGACTATGTCACGAAACCCTTCGACGTCGAGGAACTCCTCATCATCGTCGAACGGGCGACCCGTGACGCTGCGCGAAACGCGGAGCTCGAGAATCTGCGGTGGGAGGTCGGCCGGCGCTACAGTCCGGACAACATCATCGGCAATTCGCCGCGCATGCGGAAGATCTTTCGGACGATCGGCATGGTCGCGCCGCTCAAGACGACGGTCCTGGTCACGGGGGAGAGCGGTACCGGCAAGGAGCTGATCGCCAAGGCGCTGCACTACCAGAGTCCCCGTGCGGACAAGGCGCTGGTGACGCTGAACTGCGCCGCCATTCCCGAGAACCTGCTCGAGAGCGAGCTCTTCGGGCACGAGCGCGGGTCGTTCACGGACGCCGTGACGAAGAAGCTCGGGCAGTTCGAGCTGGCCGATCAGGGCACGATATTCCTCGACGAGGTCGGCGAGCTCGCGCCCGCGCTGCAAGCGAAGCTGTTGCGCGTGATCGAGCAGGGAGAGTTCATGCGCGTCGGGGGCAAGCAGGCCATCCACGTCGACGTACGGATCATCGCCGCGACCAACCGCGACCTCGAGCAGGCCATGCGCGATGGTGGGTTCCGCTCGGATCTCTACTACCGGTTGAACGTCGTTTCGCTGCATCTGCCGCCGCTGCGTGAACGCCCCGAGGACCTGCCGCTGCTCATCAAGCACTTCATCGCCACGAAGTCCTCGCAGCTCGGGATTCGCGAGAAGCGTATCGGCCCCGAGGCCGTCGACGCCCTCCTCCGTTACCCGTGGCCGGGAAACGTGCGCGAGATCGAGAACGTCATCGAGCGGATCCTCGTTCTGTCGGACCACGAGCCGATCGGAATGGAGGACCTGCCCGAGCAAGTGCGAGTGGGCCGTGTGGAGACGTCGACGATCCAGCAACAAGTGCTGCGACAGGAGAAGACACTGACGGACGCGGTCGATGATTTCGAGCGGGAGATCATTCGCTCGGCGCTTCAGCATGTGGAGTTCAATCAGACGCGCGCCGCCGATCTACTCGGTACGACGCGCCGGATCCTGAAATACCGCATGGACAAGCTCGGCATTCAGTCGGACGACTGA